A part of Nocardioides sp. WS12 genomic DNA contains:
- the thrB gene encoding homoserine kinase yields MTFVDGPVRVTVPATSANLGPGFDTLGLALDLRDQLEAEVLESGLVVEVSGYGDGEVPLDERHLVVRAMRATFERLGQNPPGLRLSCTNVIPHARGLGSSSAAIVGGVWLARELVAGGHLLLDDAALLDIAAQLEGHPDNVAPALFGGFVISGQETDGSFFAVSGSVDPRVSAVVFVPADPVSTEAARGLLPATVPHADAAANAGRAALLVAALSGRPEELLRGTEDRLHQQYRRPAMPASLALVEALRADGVAAVISGAGPTVLAFSEGVDSRASQDLAQRCPEGWVTHSLAISGVGAAPADGR; encoded by the coding sequence ATGACGTTCGTCGACGGACCCGTCCGGGTCACCGTGCCCGCGACCTCGGCCAACCTCGGCCCCGGCTTCGACACCCTTGGCCTCGCGCTCGACCTCCGTGACCAGCTCGAAGCCGAGGTGCTCGAGAGTGGTCTGGTCGTCGAGGTCTCTGGGTACGGCGATGGCGAGGTCCCGCTCGACGAGCGGCACCTGGTGGTCCGTGCCATGCGCGCGACCTTCGAGCGCCTGGGCCAGAACCCACCCGGACTCCGGCTGAGCTGCACCAACGTCATCCCGCACGCCCGCGGACTCGGGTCGTCGTCGGCCGCGATCGTCGGCGGCGTGTGGCTCGCCCGCGAGCTCGTCGCGGGCGGGCACCTCCTGCTCGACGACGCCGCGCTGCTCGACATCGCTGCGCAACTCGAGGGCCACCCGGACAACGTGGCCCCGGCCCTGTTCGGCGGATTCGTGATCTCGGGCCAGGAAACGGACGGTTCGTTCTTCGCTGTGTCTGGTTCCGTGGACCCGCGGGTCAGTGCCGTCGTCTTCGTCCCCGCCGACCCGGTGTCGACCGAGGCGGCCCGCGGGCTGCTGCCGGCCACCGTGCCCCATGCGGACGCCGCCGCCAACGCGGGCCGGGCCGCGCTGCTCGTCGCTGCGCTCTCGGGACGCCCCGAGGAACTGCTCCGCGGGACCGAGGACCGGCTGCACCAGCAGTACCGCCGTCCGGCGATGCCCGCCAGCCTCGCCCTCGTCGAGGCGCTGCGCGCCGATGGTGTCGCCGCGGTGATCTCCGGTGCGGGTCCGACCGTGCTGGCGTTCTCCGAGGGCGTCGACAGCCGCGCCTCGCAGGACCTGGCCCAGCGGTGCCCCGAAGGCTGGGTCACCCACTCGCTCGCGATCAGCGGTGTCGGCGCCGCGCCTGCGGACGGCCGCTGA
- the rho gene encoding transcription termination factor Rho, whose protein sequence is MTETLDSTEAAGSVAEAPEAASKAPKKRAGGLNAMLLADLKAMAGGMGIPGAGSMKKAALVDAIKAAQSGQAGQSAPRTAPKAAEPKAEPKAEEPKAEKPKDEPKAEEPKADEPKADEPKQGNQQGGRQGNQQRQAKQQGQAKQDGNQPKQDGNQPKQGQGNQAKQDGGQAKQGQGNQPKQDGNQPRQGNQGGQQNQGGQQNQQKQGNQNDQARNTDDGDREDDFDGDGEGGDPGSRRNRRRRGRDRDRTTARSTREPDTEVREDDVLVPAAGILDVLDNYAFVRTSGYLAGVDDVYLSLSMVRRYGLRRGDAIAGQVRQPREGERREKFNPMVRIDTVNGVDPEQAKNRVEFDQLTPVSPDERLRMETTPDNVTGRILDLVAPIGKGQRGVIESPSNAGKTTTLQAIANAVTANNPECHLMVVLLDERPEEVTDFQRAIKGEVIASTFDRPATDHTTVAELAIERAKRLVELGHDVVVLLDGLTRLGRAYNLAAPASGRILPGGVDAAALFPPKKFFGAARNIENGGSLTILATALVESGSKMDEAIYEEFTGTANLQIRLRRDLAERDIFPAIDPVASGTRRSELLLGKEEVAILGALHRDLADREGRAAATHLLEQVRKTQTNYEFLLQVQKKARA, encoded by the coding sequence GTGACCGAAACTCTCGATTCCACCGAAGCTGCCGGCTCTGTTGCCGAGGCCCCCGAGGCCGCCAGCAAGGCGCCCAAGAAGCGCGCCGGTGGACTCAACGCCATGCTGCTGGCCGACCTCAAGGCGATGGCCGGCGGTATGGGCATCCCGGGCGCCGGCAGCATGAAGAAGGCCGCGCTCGTCGACGCCATCAAGGCTGCCCAGTCGGGGCAGGCCGGGCAGTCGGCGCCGCGCACCGCTCCGAAGGCGGCCGAGCCCAAGGCAGAGCCCAAGGCCGAGGAGCCGAAGGCCGAGAAGCCCAAGGATGAGCCGAAGGCTGAAGAGCCGAAGGCCGACGAGCCGAAGGCCGACGAGCCGAAGCAGGGCAACCAGCAGGGTGGCCGGCAGGGCAACCAGCAGCGTCAGGCCAAGCAGCAGGGCCAGGCGAAGCAGGACGGGAACCAGCCCAAGCAGGACGGGAACCAGCCCAAGCAGGGCCAGGGGAACCAGGCCAAGCAGGACGGTGGCCAGGCCAAGCAGGGCCAGGGAAACCAGCCCAAGCAGGACGGCAACCAGCCCCGCCAGGGCAACCAGGGCGGCCAGCAGAACCAGGGCGGCCAGCAGAACCAGCAGAAGCAGGGCAACCAGAACGACCAGGCCCGCAACACCGATGACGGTGACCGCGAGGACGACTTCGACGGCGACGGCGAGGGTGGCGACCCCGGCAGCCGCCGCAACCGTCGCCGCCGCGGCCGGGACCGTGACCGCACCACGGCACGATCGACCCGCGAGCCCGACACCGAGGTGCGTGAGGACGACGTGCTCGTCCCGGCCGCCGGCATCCTCGATGTCCTCGACAACTACGCGTTCGTCCGGACCAGCGGCTACCTCGCCGGTGTCGACGACGTCTACCTGTCGCTGTCGATGGTGCGTCGCTACGGACTGCGTCGCGGCGACGCGATCGCCGGTCAGGTTCGCCAGCCGCGCGAAGGCGAGCGTCGCGAGAAGTTCAACCCGATGGTCCGCATCGACACCGTCAACGGCGTCGACCCGGAGCAGGCGAAGAACCGCGTCGAGTTCGACCAGCTCACCCCGGTTTCTCCGGACGAGCGCCTCCGGATGGAGACCACCCCCGACAACGTGACCGGCCGGATCCTCGACCTGGTGGCGCCGATCGGTAAGGGCCAGCGCGGTGTGATCGAGTCCCCGTCGAACGCGGGCAAGACCACGACCCTGCAGGCGATCGCCAACGCAGTGACGGCCAACAACCCGGAGTGCCACCTGATGGTGGTGCTCCTGGACGAGCGTCCCGAGGAGGTCACCGACTTCCAGCGGGCCATCAAGGGCGAGGTCATCGCGAGCACGTTCGACCGTCCGGCGACCGACCACACCACGGTGGCCGAGCTCGCCATCGAGCGTGCGAAGCGCCTGGTCGAACTCGGCCACGACGTCGTCGTACTCCTCGACGGGCTGACCCGTCTGGGCCGCGCCTACAACCTGGCGGCGCCCGCCAGTGGCCGGATCCTGCCCGGAGGCGTCGACGCCGCGGCGCTGTTCCCGCCGAAGAAGTTCTTCGGCGCCGCGCGCAACATCGAGAACGGTGGTTCGCTCACCATCCTCGCCACGGCGCTGGTCGAGTCCGGTTCGAAGATGGATGAGGCCATCTACGAGGAGTTCACCGGCACGGCCAACCTGCAGATCCGGCTGCGTCGTGACCTCGCCGAGCGGGACATCTTCCCCGCCATCGACCCCGTCGCCTCGGGTACTCGCCGGTCGGAGTTGCTGCTCGGCAAGGAGGAGGTCGCCATCCTCGGCGCGCTGCACCGTGACCTCGCGGACCGCGAGGGTCGGGCGGCTGCGACCCACCTGCTCGAGCAGGTGCGCAAGACCCAGACGAACTACGAGTTCCTGCTCCAGGTGCAGAAGAAGGCCCGCGCCTGA
- the rpmE gene encoding 50S ribosomal protein L31, whose translation MKKDIHPDYVVTEVTCTCGSVFTTYSTAKGGKMHADVCSQCHPFYTGKQKILDTGGRVARFEARYAKKAPAAEADASK comes from the coding sequence ATGAAGAAGGACATTCACCCCGACTACGTCGTCACCGAAGTGACCTGCACCTGTGGCAGCGTCTTCACGACGTACAGCACCGCGAAGGGCGGCAAGATGCACGCCGACGTCTGCTCGCAGTGCCACCCGTTCTACACCGGCAAGCAGAAGATCCTCGACACCGGTGGCCGCGTTGCCCGGTTCGAGGCCCGCTACGCCAAGAAGGCTCCTGCCGCCGAGGCCGACGCCTCCAAGTAG
- the prfA gene encoding peptide chain release factor 1, with translation MFEAVEGMLAEHAALEEQLGQPETHADARLARTVNRRYSELNAIIATWREWQQYGDDAEAARELVADDPAFAEEATSLLEQREVAAERLRRLLVPRDPTDDNDALLEVKSGEGGEESALFAADLFRMYSRYAEQRGWKMEILDATESDLGGYKSVTVAVKATGAVEPGQAPYALLKFEGGVHRVQRVPVTESQGRIHTSAAGVLVMPEAEQVDVEINDNDLRIDVYRSSGPGGQSVNTTDSAVRITHVPTGIVASCQNEKSQLQNKESAMRILRARLLQAAQDAADAEASDARRSQVRTVDRSERIRTYNYPENRISDHRTGYKAYNLDQVLNGELQPLLDSCVETDLAARLAALED, from the coding sequence GTGTTCGAAGCCGTCGAGGGCATGCTCGCCGAGCACGCCGCGCTCGAGGAACAGCTGGGCCAGCCGGAGACGCATGCCGACGCCCGACTGGCGCGCACCGTCAACCGGCGCTACTCCGAGTTGAACGCGATCATCGCGACCTGGCGGGAGTGGCAGCAGTACGGCGACGACGCCGAGGCCGCACGCGAACTCGTTGCCGACGACCCGGCGTTCGCCGAAGAGGCCACGTCCTTGCTGGAGCAGCGTGAGGTGGCGGCCGAACGGCTGCGCCGGCTGCTCGTGCCGCGCGATCCGACCGACGACAACGACGCCCTGCTCGAGGTGAAGTCGGGGGAGGGCGGCGAGGAGAGCGCGCTGTTCGCTGCCGACCTGTTCCGCATGTACAGCCGCTATGCCGAGCAGCGTGGCTGGAAGATGGAGATCCTCGACGCGACCGAGTCCGACCTCGGCGGCTACAAGTCGGTGACCGTGGCCGTGAAGGCAACCGGTGCCGTCGAGCCCGGGCAGGCGCCGTACGCCCTGCTCAAGTTCGAGGGCGGCGTGCACCGCGTCCAGCGGGTGCCGGTCACCGAGTCCCAGGGACGGATCCACACCTCCGCCGCCGGCGTGCTCGTGATGCCCGAGGCCGAGCAGGTCGACGTGGAGATCAACGACAACGACCTCCGTATCGACGTCTACCGGTCCTCCGGTCCCGGTGGTCAGAGCGTCAACACCACCGACTCGGCCGTGCGGATCACGCACGTCCCGACCGGCATCGTGGCGAGCTGCCAGAACGAGAAGTCACAGTTGCAGAACAAGGAGTCCGCGATGCGCATCCTCCGCGCCCGCCTGCTCCAGGCTGCACAGGACGCTGCCGACGCGGAGGCGAGCGACGCCCGGCGCAGCCAGGTCCGCACCGTCGACCGCTCCGAACGGATCCGCACCTACAACTACCCGGAGAACCGGATCTCCGACCACCGCACCGGCTACAAGGCCTACAACCTCGACCAGGTGCTCAACGGCGAGCTGCAGCCGCTGCTCGATTCCTGCGTCGAGACGGACCTCGCTGCCCGTCTCGCGGCCCTGGAGGACTGA
- the prmC gene encoding peptide chain release factor N(5)-glutamine methyltransferase produces MVEPESSVEPVETRSLLQTASARLQSAGVASPEYDAAELLAHVLGTRRSQLPLVREVGAAAALEYDALITRRAQREPLQHLIGRAWFRHISVAVGPGVFVPRPETELLAGWAIDQARAVVADGRIPVVVDLCTGSGVIARSIADEVPEAQIHAVELDPPAYAWAEQNLADTSVDLRQGDLAQAFDDLAGQVDVLVSNPPYVPLEAWESVAVEARDHDPHLALFSGDDGLDAIRVLEQRGVVLLKAGGVIGIEHADAQGESAPAVFSRSGRWEEVRDHRDLAERPRYLTARRPR; encoded by the coding sequence GTGGTCGAGCCCGAATCGTCGGTCGAGCCGGTCGAGACCCGTTCGCTCCTCCAGACAGCGAGCGCACGTCTCCAATCCGCCGGCGTCGCCAGCCCCGAGTACGACGCCGCCGAGCTCCTCGCGCACGTCCTCGGCACCCGTCGCTCCCAGCTGCCCCTCGTCCGCGAGGTCGGCGCTGCCGCGGCCCTCGAGTACGACGCCCTGATCACCCGTCGCGCGCAGCGAGAACCGCTCCAGCACTTGATCGGGCGGGCCTGGTTCCGTCACATCTCGGTCGCCGTGGGGCCGGGTGTCTTCGTGCCTCGTCCCGAGACGGAGCTGCTCGCCGGCTGGGCGATCGACCAGGCCCGGGCCGTCGTCGCGGACGGCCGGATCCCGGTCGTGGTCGACCTGTGCACCGGCTCGGGCGTGATCGCGCGGAGCATCGCCGACGAGGTGCCCGAGGCGCAGATCCATGCCGTGGAGCTCGACCCGCCGGCGTACGCGTGGGCCGAGCAGAACCTCGCCGACACGTCGGTCGACCTGCGCCAGGGGGACCTCGCCCAGGCATTCGACGACCTCGCGGGTCAGGTCGACGTCCTGGTCAGCAACCCGCCGTACGTCCCGCTCGAGGCGTGGGAGTCGGTGGCCGTCGAGGCTCGCGACCACGACCCGCACCTGGCCCTGTTCTCCGGTGACGACGGGCTCGACGCCATCCGGGTGCTCGAGCAGCGCGGCGTCGTACTCCTGAAGGCGGGTGGCGTGATCGGCATCGAGCACGCCGACGCCCAGGGGGAGTCGGCCCCGGCCGTGTTCAGCCGCAGCGGTCGCTGGGAGGAAGTTCGCGACCATCGCGACCTTGCCGAGCGCCCCCGGTACCTCACCGCTCGCCGGCCACGGTGA
- a CDS encoding L-threonylcarbamoyladenylate synthase encodes MGAVSAERLPTQTDEEREAAMDAASRAVRRGRLVVIPTDTVYGVGADAFDPDAVARLLAAKGRGRDMPPPVLVGTKGTLEALATRVPDYVAVLVEKFWPGALTIVCHQQPSLQWDLGDTRGTVAIRMPDHELTRALLDRTGPLAVSSANLSGQEAALDAEAAEEMLGESVAVIVDAGASPGGVASTIIDATGDRPRLLREGAIAVADIDAALADLAVTVDTGLPEPTEAEPTDA; translated from the coding sequence ATGGGCGCCGTGAGTGCCGAGCGGTTGCCGACCCAGACCGACGAGGAACGCGAAGCGGCGATGGATGCCGCGAGCCGGGCCGTCCGCCGAGGTCGCCTCGTCGTGATCCCGACCGACACCGTCTACGGCGTCGGCGCTGATGCGTTCGACCCTGATGCCGTGGCGCGCCTGCTGGCCGCCAAGGGGCGCGGTCGGGACATGCCTCCGCCGGTGCTCGTCGGTACCAAGGGCACGCTCGAGGCGCTCGCGACGCGGGTGCCTGACTACGTCGCCGTGCTCGTCGAGAAGTTCTGGCCGGGCGCGCTGACGATCGTGTGCCACCAGCAGCCCTCGCTGCAGTGGGATCTCGGCGACACCCGCGGCACCGTCGCCATCCGGATGCCCGACCACGAGCTCACCCGCGCCCTGCTGGACCGCACCGGACCGCTGGCCGTCAGTTCGGCCAACCTGTCGGGCCAGGAAGCAGCGCTCGACGCCGAGGCTGCCGAGGAGATGCTGGGGGAGTCGGTCGCCGTGATCGTCGACGCCGGCGCGTCGCCCGGTGGTGTCGCCTCGACCATCATCGACGCCACGGGGGACCGCCCGCGCCTGCTGCGCGAGGGCGCCATCGCGGTCGCGGACATCGACGCCGCCCTGGCCGACCTCGCTGTCACGGTCGACACGGGCCTCCCGGAACCGACGGAGGCCGAGCCGACCGATGCGTGA
- a CDS encoding MraY family glycosyltransferase: MREYLVVFLVAATVTYLLTVVAREIAVRTGAVAKVRDRDVHADPTPYLGGLAMLGGLFAAYFVARELPFLGNENPFVFEDALAVLIAGALVCAVGVIDDIFDLDALTKFGGQVLAVGVLVYSGIQFRYFYQSTGEVFALDTAQGALLTAFAVVATVNAVNFIDGLDGLAAGVIGISASAFFLFCYSLSYLNDVSRATTGALLSAALAGACVGFLIHNFHPARLFMGDSGSMLIGLVLSATAITVTTQFAPGDLTQGADGARSSLLPVLLPVALPILILIVPLGDLVMAVVRRTRAGRSPFAPDKQHLHHRLLEIGHSQRRAVIIMWLWAGLIAFGVVVASVFTGAVVWIGLAVGFVVTVALTFALPLVHNQALEDVIEAALEGPDQAEPGLDPGAGADPAETL, translated from the coding sequence ATGCGTGAGTATCTCGTCGTCTTCCTGGTCGCCGCCACGGTCACCTACCTGCTGACCGTCGTCGCCCGGGAGATCGCGGTACGCACGGGAGCGGTGGCGAAGGTGCGTGACCGCGACGTGCACGCGGACCCGACGCCGTACCTCGGCGGGCTGGCGATGCTCGGAGGCCTGTTCGCGGCGTACTTCGTCGCCCGCGAACTCCCGTTCCTCGGCAACGAGAACCCGTTCGTCTTCGAGGACGCCCTCGCCGTGCTGATCGCCGGCGCGCTGGTGTGCGCGGTGGGCGTGATCGACGACATCTTCGACCTCGATGCCCTGACGAAGTTCGGGGGACAGGTGCTCGCGGTCGGGGTGCTGGTCTACTCCGGCATCCAGTTCCGGTACTTCTACCAATCGACGGGCGAGGTGTTCGCGCTCGACACCGCCCAGGGCGCCCTGCTGACCGCCTTCGCGGTGGTCGCGACCGTCAACGCGGTCAACTTCATCGACGGCCTCGACGGGCTCGCGGCGGGCGTGATCGGGATCAGCGCCTCCGCGTTCTTCCTGTTCTGCTACTCGCTGTCGTACCTCAACGACGTCAGCCGGGCCACGACCGGGGCGCTGCTCTCGGCCGCGCTGGCTGGCGCCTGCGTCGGCTTCCTGATCCACAACTTCCATCCGGCCCGGCTCTTCATGGGCGACAGCGGGTCGATGCTGATCGGGCTGGTCCTGTCGGCCACCGCGATCACGGTGACCACGCAGTTCGCCCCCGGAGACCTCACCCAGGGCGCGGACGGGGCTCGGTCCAGCCTGCTCCCCGTTCTGCTGCCAGTGGCCCTGCCGATCCTGATCCTGATCGTGCCCCTGGGCGACCTCGTCATGGCCGTCGTACGACGAACGCGGGCCGGACGTTCGCCCTTCGCTCCCGACAAGCAGCACCTGCACCACCGGTTGCTCGAGATCGGCCATTCCCAGCGCCGGGCCGTGATCATCATGTGGCTGTGGGCGGGGTTGATCGCTTTCGGCGTGGTGGTGGCGAGCGTGTTCACGGGCGCGGTGGTGTGGATCGGTCTCGCTGTCGGTTTCGTGGTGACGGTGGCGCTCACCTTTGCGCTTCCGCTGGTGCACAACCAGGCCCTCGAGGACGTCATCGAGGCCGCCCTCGAGGGACCGGACCAGGCGGAGCCAGGGCTTGATCCGGGGGCCGGTGCGGACCCTGCCGAGACTTTGTGA
- the atpB gene encoding F0F1 ATP synthase subunit A — translation MNITASATVTAEPFPAPGPHTFELPGIFGTEVTKPMVQLFLAGIVVFAFLYLAARKRAMVPGRLQFAGEGAYGFVRNSVARDIIGGHDFQKFVPYLVTVFFFILVNNLFASIPFIQFPTFSRAGMAYALAGMSWLVYNAVGIHKHGLLGYLKLQCVPSGVSPLMYPLLVPLEFFSNILVRPVTLALRLFCNMFAGHILLVLFSTGGLYLIQDVGGIGYVAGPLAWVLAILVSFLEMLVQFLQAYVFTLLNAMYIQGALADEH, via the coding sequence GTGAACATCACAGCCAGCGCCACCGTCACGGCAGAGCCGTTCCCGGCCCCGGGCCCGCACACTTTTGAACTGCCCGGCATCTTCGGCACCGAAGTAACCAAGCCGATGGTCCAGCTCTTCCTTGCGGGCATTGTGGTCTTTGCGTTCCTCTACCTCGCCGCCCGCAAGCGTGCGATGGTTCCCGGCCGGCTGCAGTTCGCCGGCGAGGGCGCATACGGCTTTGTTCGCAACAGCGTCGCCCGCGACATCATCGGCGGCCACGACTTCCAGAAGTTCGTGCCGTACCTCGTCACGGTCTTCTTCTTCATCCTGGTGAACAACCTCTTCGCGAGCATTCCGTTCATCCAGTTCCCGACCTTCAGCCGGGCCGGCATGGCCTACGCCCTGGCCGGTATGTCCTGGCTGGTCTACAACGCGGTCGGCATCCACAAGCACGGACTGCTGGGCTACCTCAAGCTCCAGTGCGTGCCCTCGGGTGTCAGCCCCTTGATGTACCCGCTCCTGGTTCCGCTGGAGTTCTTCTCCAACATCCTGGTTCGCCCGGTCACGCTGGCCCTGCGTCTGTTCTGCAACATGTTCGCGGGCCACATCCTGCTGGTGCTGTTCTCGACCGGTGGCCTCTACCTGATTCAGGACGTCGGCGGCATCGGGTACGTCGCAGGCCCGCTGGCCTGGGTGCTCGCGATCCTCGTGAGCTTCCTGGAGATGCTGGTCCAGTTCCTGCAGGCATACGTCTTCACCCTGCTGAACGCGATGTACATCCAGGGCGCGCTCGCCGACGAGCACTGA
- the atpE gene encoding ATP synthase F0 subunit C: MGGSLNMIGYGLAAIGPGIAIGLIFAAYINGVARQPEAQSRLQSIAILGFALAEALAIIGIALAFVLTGK; encoded by the coding sequence ATGGGCGGCTCGCTCAACATGATCGGCTATGGCCTCGCGGCCATCGGCCCGGGTATCGCCATCGGTCTCATCTTCGCCGCGTACATCAACGGTGTTGCGCGTCAGCCGGAGGCCCAGAGCCGCCTGCAGTCGATCGCGATCCTCGGCTTCGCGCTCGCTGAGGCGCTTGCCATTATCGGCATCGCGCTCGCCTTCGTCCTCACCGGCAAGTAA
- a CDS encoding F0F1 ATP synthase subunit delta has translation MVSFRGASAEAMAAVTEQFGAVSEASAAQVAGDLFAAAKAFRTEGSLRRFATDQSVAPEARVGLVDSLFAGKVDAAALGLVATAVGRRWTKTRDLADALEQVGVIASVRSTGAQGAKLVDELFAVRQLVNGNPGLRDALSDRVRSVADRAGLVESLIGGKTLPATVQLVRQALSGSYRNVGLALEDYEKTAADVNGQGVATVRVARALSAQDEARLATALSRQYGRTVHLNIVVDPEVVGGVRVEIGDDVIDGTVSSRLDDARRKIAG, from the coding sequence ATGGTGTCCTTCCGTGGAGCGTCTGCCGAGGCGATGGCCGCCGTCACCGAGCAGTTCGGTGCGGTGTCCGAGGCGTCGGCCGCTCAGGTGGCCGGCGACCTGTTCGCTGCGGCCAAGGCGTTCCGCACCGAGGGTTCGCTTCGCCGGTTCGCCACCGACCAGTCGGTGGCGCCCGAGGCTCGTGTCGGTCTGGTGGACAGCCTGTTCGCCGGCAAGGTCGACGCCGCTGCGCTGGGTCTGGTTGCGACGGCCGTTGGTCGTCGCTGGACCAAGACGCGTGACCTGGCCGATGCCCTCGAGCAGGTCGGCGTCATCGCGTCGGTCCGCTCGACCGGTGCGCAGGGTGCAAAGCTCGTTGACGAGCTCTTCGCCGTGCGTCAGCTGGTCAACGGCAACCCCGGCCTGCGCGACGCACTGTCGGACCGTGTCCGGTCGGTCGCTGACCGCGCCGGTCTCGTCGAGTCGCTGATCGGCGGCAAGACGCTCCCCGCAACGGTGCAGCTGGTCCGCCAGGCGCTGTCGGGCTCGTACCGCAACGTGGGCCTGGCCCTCGAGGACTACGAGAAGACCGCGGCCGACGTCAACGGTCAGGGAGTGGCGACCGTTCGTGTCGCCCGCGCCCTGTCCGCCCAGGACGAGGCCCGCCTCGCCACGGCACTGTCGCGCCAGTACGGCCGCACTGTGCACCTCAACATCGTGGTCGACCCCGAGGTCGTCGGCGGTGTCCGGGTCGAGATCGGCGACGACGTGATCGACGGGACGGTTTCCTCCCGCCTCGATGACGCTCGCCGCAAGATCGCCGGCTGA
- the atpA gene encoding F0F1 ATP synthase subunit alpha, whose protein sequence is MTELSIRPDEIRDALAKYVADYKPAAASKEEVGTVASAGDGIARVAGLPSAMANELLEFADGTLGLALNLEEREIGVVILGDFDKIEEGQPVRRTGEVLSVPVGDNYLGRVVDPLGTPIDGLGEIATTKRRALELQAPGVMARKSVHEPLATGIKAIDSMTPIGRGQRQLIIGDRATGKTTIAIDTIINQKQNWETGDPSKQVRCIYVAIGQKGSTIAAVRGALEEAGALEYTTIVASPASDSAGFKYLAPYTGSAIGQEWMYEGKHVLIVFDDLTKQAEAYRAVSLLLRRPPGREAYPGDVFYLHSRLLERCAKLSDELGAGSMTGLPIIETKANDVSAFIPTNVISITDGQIFLQSDLFAANQRPAIDVGISVSRVGGAAMTKAMKAVTGSLKVDLAQFRAMEAFAMFASDLDAASKQQLARGQRLMALLKQPAYSPYPLEEMTVSLWLGTSGRLDKVPTGDVLRFEREFIDYLRRSHEGLLSAIRESQKFEDEGGVVAAYDSFLDQFETSDGGSIKVGHEPEAGALADDELEQEKIVKQKRG, encoded by the coding sequence ATGACGGAACTCTCCATCCGTCCGGACGAGATCCGCGACGCCCTCGCGAAGTACGTCGCGGACTACAAGCCTGCGGCCGCCAGCAAGGAAGAGGTCGGCACCGTCGCCTCCGCCGGTGACGGCATCGCGCGTGTCGCCGGCCTCCCTTCGGCCATGGCCAACGAGCTCCTCGAGTTCGCGGACGGCACGCTCGGCCTCGCGTTGAACCTCGAAGAGCGCGAGATCGGTGTCGTCATCCTGGGTGACTTCGACAAGATCGAAGAGGGCCAGCCGGTCCGTCGTACGGGCGAGGTCCTCTCGGTCCCCGTCGGCGACAACTACCTCGGTCGCGTCGTCGACCCGCTCGGCACCCCGATCGACGGCCTCGGCGAGATCGCGACGACCAAGCGTCGTGCGCTCGAGCTGCAGGCTCCCGGCGTCATGGCCCGCAAGTCGGTCCACGAGCCCCTCGCCACCGGCATCAAGGCCATCGACTCGATGACCCCGATCGGCCGTGGCCAGCGTCAGCTGATCATCGGTGACCGCGCGACCGGCAAGACCACGATCGCGATCGACACGATCATCAACCAGAAGCAGAACTGGGAGACGGGCGACCCGTCGAAGCAGGTTCGCTGCATCTACGTCGCCATCGGCCAGAAGGGCTCGACGATCGCTGCGGTCCGCGGCGCCCTCGAAGAGGCTGGCGCGCTGGAGTACACCACGATCGTGGCGTCCCCGGCCTCCGACAGCGCGGGCTTCAAGTACCTCGCTCCGTACACCGGCTCGGCCATCGGCCAGGAGTGGATGTACGAGGGCAAGCACGTCCTCATCGTGTTCGATGACCTCACCAAGCAGGCCGAGGCCTACCGTGCCGTGTCGCTGCTGCTGCGTCGCCCGCCGGGCCGCGAGGCGTACCCGGGTGACGTCTTCTACCTGCACTCCCGCCTGCTCGAGCGTTGCGCGAAGCTCTCCGACGAGCTCGGCGCGGGCTCGATGACCGGTCTGCCGATCATCGAGACGAAGGCCAACGACGTCTCGGCGTTCATCCCGACCAACGTCATCTCGATCACCGACGGCCAGATCTTCTTGCAGTCGGACCTGTTCGCGGCCAACCAGCGCCCGGCCATCGACGTCGGTATCTCCGTCTCCCGAGTGGGTGGCGCGGCGATGACCAAGGCGATGAAGGCTGTCACCGGTTCGCTCAAGGTCGACCTGGCGCAGTTCCGCGCCATGGAGGCGTTCGCGATGTTCGCCTCGGACCTCGACGCGGCGTCGAAGCAGCAGCTGGCCCGTGGTCAGCGCCTGATGGCGCTCCTCAAGCAGCCGGCGTACTCGCCGTACCCGCTCGAGGAGATGACCGTTTCGCTGTGGCTCGGCACCTCCGGTCGCCTGGACAAGGTGCCCACGGGTGACGTCCTCCGCTTCGAGCGCGAGTTCATCGACTACCTGCGTCGCTCGCACGAGGGCCTGCTCTCGGCGATCCGCGAGTCGCAGAAGTTCGAGGACGAGGGCGGCGTCGTTGCGGCGTACGACTCCTTCCTCGACCAGTTCGAGACCTCCGACGGTGGCTCCATCAAGGTCGGGCACGAGCCCGAAGCTGGCGCCCTGGCCGACGACGAGCTCGAGCAGGAAAAGATCGTCAAGCAGAAGCGGGGCTGA